The Miscanthus floridulus cultivar M001 chromosome 6, ASM1932011v1, whole genome shotgun sequence genomic interval accaagaaatgttacgtGGTGGGCTTTCAACAAACATAAAGtaccatcaaagtacatgaccctcatcaaggacatgtacaacaatgttgtgactagtgttcgaacaaatgatggcaacacagattacttcccgattaaaataggacttcatcaagggttagccttgagcccgtatctctttgcctagtaatggatgaggttaccaggaacatacaaggggatatcccttggtgtatgttgttcgttgatgatgtagtgttagtggacgaaagccagacaagagtaaatagaaaactagagttgTGGcgacagacccttgagtctaaaggttttagattaagcagaactaaaaccaaATACATGAGATGTGACTTTAGGCGGAGCTGCACAGAAGGAGGGAGatatgagtttggaaggtcaagtagtgcctaaggaTACCTTTCGTTATCTGGGATcgaatgctacagagggatgaagatattgatgcggacgttaggcatagaatcaaagcagggtggatcaagtggcgacaagcttctggcattctttgTGACAAGAggataccacaaaagctaaaaggcaagttttatagaatggTGATTGGACCGGCTATGTTCTATGGAGcataatgttggcctacaaagattcgacatgttcaacaactgagtgctgcagaaatgtgtatgttgcgatggatttgtggtcacacaggAATGGACCAGAGTTCGGAACGATGacatacgtgatcgcctaggggtagcatcaattgaagaaaaacttgtccaacatcggttgaggtggtttggccatgtccaaaggagaccttcagaggcaccagtgcattgtggagtcctaagccaagctaataacgtgaggagaggtagaggaagaccgaaattgacatggatggaggcaataaaaagatatttgaaagcttgagATATACTTAGAGATCTATGCTTGAATAGAAGTACTTGGAAAGCAACTATTGAAGTGCCTCAACCGTGACTAggagctcttggtgggtttcaactctagcctaccccaacttgcttgggactgacagACTATGTTGTTGTAGCATGTCTATTAGTATGGTAGCATATATAGCCTTCTGTCTCTCTTCCAGATTTTCACCTTCTTAATGCATATGCAAAATAAAAGGCTTCACTCCATTATATcttaaaatggagggagtatgagCTAGGGACGTTCAAAACCAATTTGAAAAGTTTCGCAAAGGCATTTGTAGGGATGGCCAATCCTACCCGCAGGTATCGTTACCGATGTGTGTGGGCGTGGGTACAAAATCTACCCACGGGTACAGGTACAAGATTCTACCCACGGATATGTGCGGGTATGTCACTTCATCCATTAGTGCTAAAAATACAAAGAATTCAATTCTAGTGATAATCAAGCTTGCGGGTGCGGATACCGGCGGGTATCGTACTCGACGGGTGCGGGTACAGGTACAAAATTTTATCCACGGGTATGAAATTTTACTTGATAGGCAATTTATCGTGGGCAGGTATTTATTCCACCCACACCTTACCCGACCCGCTGCCATCCCTACATTTGACACCCACGATCATATTCACCAGGCCACTGGCCTGATTTGCAGTGATCATTTGAACAATTTGGGGAGGGGGGGGGGAGAGGATACGGTCAACCCTACTATGGGTCTACTACTAAAAGCATATATTAACTATCTCCTAGTATACATAACCTCAAATTCCATGTGCCCAAAAGTTTAAACTGACAATAACAATATTTCCATAAGTGCCTTTATTGCAAAGAAAAGAAGTACTGGAACTTAGCAACAGATATGGCAAGGAGCCTTTTTTCTCAAACACACAGGAGAGCTAGGTATCATTATATATAAGAGAAATTGTCACTTGGTGCAAGGGCAAGGAGATGAGAAACTCCACGAGCCCCAGCCAAACACCAAAGGTGTAATTTCTCCCTAATGAGCACTAACACCCCATTTAAGTTAGGCAAGATCCCATCAAACATGCAGCGACTGCAATCAGAAAACATATTTCCAAGGAAAAAGGGGCACAAAATCATATATCTACACTGGAAACAGGGTACTAACATATTGTAATGTTGATAGTAAGGCCCGTAGGTTGCCTTCTTTGCCAGCAGCCCACCTCTTTATCTCAAAATCAAGTGATTCACCAATTCTCTGAAAAGAGAAACCACATTACCTCAAAAAACAAACTGTCTAATTCATTTATCTACTTAAAGTCCAGAATCGTTATGATAAGATATAGAGCTTACATGTCGCTCTTCCTGCTCCCGCTGAGCTTGCAAGTCACGCTCATTCTTCTCAGCAAGAGCTTTTGCCTGAAAAATATCATATGAACAGATATAGTTGCCTTTTGAAATCAATATGTTACTTTTATAATTACTAAATGACAAGTGGTTGCAAATTGATTATAAGTTAGCATACCGCACGCTCCATCGTTCTTTGGTGTCGTTCCAGTCTTGCCTTCCTTCTTTCTTCACTCTCTCCATCCACTTCTTGAAATACAGCAGATGATGAAGGTGCTATATATGAAAAATATTAAACAAGGTTAGTGCTTCATACACTCAAAGTATGCTAAGGTAGTCTTCTGTACTAAAAAAACATTAGTTTTAAACGCTGTAGAGAGCCTGAGTTGTGACCACCCCTATCTCCACGACTAGAAACATTGATTGGCATCTTTAATCAACATGTGCTATAATTGATTTGCGCAAATTAGTTTCTAAGATAGCTCAGAAACActgctaataataataatagcatTCAAATACTAAATAGTACCTCCAAATATAGAAGATAGGCCATCCATAAGATTGCTTGACGAAGGCTGAGTAAAGGAAGAAGCTGAACTGGAAGATGTCCTTACACCACCAGAATCAGCATTGCCATGAGGTTGAACATCGAAAGGATTCTGAAAATTTTAAAAGTATCAGAGAAAACAAAGTTAAACGGAAAATTTCCCTACAAAATAACTCATGCAGTTGCTCAGTTCTCACCGTTGTGTTGTTGTATGATCTCGGTACACTGCTTGATCTAGAAGGCATGCCAAAGAATGACTCGAGATCAGGTTCTGCTGTTGCTCTCCTTTGCTGATTTTCTCTTGCCCGTGCTTTAGCTGCAGCCCTTTCTCTAGCTTCATTAGCAGCCCTTTGCCGAGCTTCAGCAGCAACCCTCTCGAAAGCTGCTCTTTCAGCCCTCCTTCGTGCTTCTGCTGCAGCTTTCTCAACAGCAGCTCGCTCAGCTTTTGCCCGAGCTTCTGCAGCAGCTCTCTCCTGAAATTCTGCTGCTTCcttttctctagcttcagcaGCAGCCCTGGCAgctctttcctttgcttctgcaGCAACTTTGGCATCCCTTTCCCTTGATTCTACTGCAGCCCTTTCTCTAGCCTCTGCTGCTTCTCTTTCCTTAGCTTCTGCAGCAGCCTTTGCAGCTCTCTCACGAGCTTCTGTTGTTGCTTTCCATACGGCAGCTCGCTCTGCTCTTTGACGAGCCTCCTTCTCAGCTCGCATGCATGCTTCAGCAGCTGCTCTTTCACGTGCCTCCCGTACAGCCTTATCTACAGCCTGCCTGGCCTCCCTCTCTTTTTCACGCCTCCTCTGCTCCTCTTGTTCCCTTTGTCTCACCTTTTCCCTTTCCCTCTCAAGCTGTTCTTCCCTCTCCCTTTCTGCTCTTCTTTGCTCCTCTTTATGTTCTCTTTGTATTCGTTCATTTTCTAATCTCTCTTCTTCATCTGTAGTTCCCATTTCATGAGCACATACTTCTGCTTTCTCATCTATTTCTGGCTGTCTATATTGATTGCTGGTGAACATAGAATCAAATGCCCCTTGGTTCCCCCCTTTAGAGTGTCCCATCTCAGTCCAGTCCATGAAACTTGCAGTAGCTGCAGATGGATAATGCCCGTTTCCTTCATGCTTTAGAACTTGTGGATGACCATTGGCAAAATTAGCAGGCTTTGCCATGAaaaaatcttccaattcatcaatTTGGGATGTTTTAGAAGTGTTTGAACATGCGGAGTGATGGTAGCCTTGATTACGATGATGGGCATATGCTTCACTAGTTACAGATTCAGTAGGTGGTTTCTTAGCAGCAAGTGGAGGTGGCGGCCGTGAAGGAGGCGGCGCACTTGTAGGTAGTGTCACTAGAGCAATATCAGAAACAGTTACCCACACATCATTAGGCCTCTGTGAAGATTGATTTGCCTCTAACAAATCGTCTTCCCCAGCAAATGGGTTTAATGTCTGAAAACCAGTGGTAACAGGTACTTCACGGATAACAGATGCTTCAGGGAAGTTCATCTCAAACAATTTATTGTCAGGTGCTTCTGCTGAAGCTTGTTGGACTGGCTTCTCCTGAGGCACCCGATCAGAGACACTCATGCTATTTATGTTTTCAGCATATCTCCTTTCATTTATATCACTCTGGTTTTCAGATGTAAACGAAAAGGGTGGCATGGCTTTTGGAAAGTCAGTAAAGATATCAGACCCCTGAAATATCCCACTGGTATTATCAGGCACATCAACTTTTGTGTTCCCTTCCTTCACAGGCATGCCGATGTTATTCAAAGGATCTGAAAACAATCCAAAAGATGAATATCCCGATCTGTGTGTACCACCTAAAATGACGAAAGGATCTTCTGGCGTGCTCACACTCATTTTGCTGGATGAAATTGATTCACTTTCTTGCCTTATTATAGGTTCCTCCCTGTATATATTTCAGTCACAACTGATCACCAAACAAGAGAAGAATAACTCATATGGTTATCACAAAGACAACTATATTGCATTTGATTCTTAACAGTTCCCACAAGCAGTCATATATGCTGTTAATGATTAAAATCAAAGTGATAGAAATTAGACAggtcaacacaacacaacacttatCGACAATGTAGCTCTCAGGAACCACCAGAAGGGGAAAACCAGATAGGAAAGTAATTGAAAGTGAACTTGCATTAGCACAATCATGAAGTTATGATGCATTTAGTGAACTACTCACTTCCAAACCAGCAATAAAACAGGCAAGTAAAATACAATATCATACGAAGGGTTCATTGCTATAAAAGGTAGCTAATGAGCAACGATAGGACACGTGGCCTGAATAACCAGTTTTCCTCCAGTTCCAACTTCTAGTTAGATACAGGATGCCACATACAATTTTCTGCTATGCACTAAATTGCACCTGCAACTTCTTCAAATAAAGTATGATCCGACCATAAGGCACAGACATTTGAAGATCTTGCATTGTCATAGACAAAATCATCTTTAATGTTGAACAAAGCATTCAAACAACCAATATGGATCTAATAATGGATATAATGGAAGAAATATGACACGTCAGTTCAGAGTCTCAAGTGATTAGCCTAGATTCAATTTTATCATAGGAACTAGAACAAGAACGCTCGCTACTGCAAAAGGAAGAGTGGCATGCAAAAGGCAGAACTCATAATGTTCCCAAAAGTTCTGAAAATGTAAGATGCCTAGAAATTATATTAGAAAACAATAAATATCAAGTCAACGTCAAGAGAACATATCAGCAAACAGACCCTCAAACCAGTGGACAAATTCAACACAGAATCTCTCTAACTGTTTCCGAAATCAGCGCTATTAAATGAACATACTGAAAAGCCAGgctgaaaagtattgttcgctgatttgttgtgagagaaaaatattgtactatGGCTGACAAGccaagctgataagttcaagcgaacaaggcTATATCTTTACCCATCGCGCGTGCAGAGGAACAGGGTTGGGGGGGAAGGGGAGCAGTGGTTCAACTATAAGTTTTCATGTTTTCTCTTGCAGTTATTCACTTGAAATCTTTCATCCACGTCACTATGGCTTACTTTCCCCATTCTTTCCTGCTGTTTGAATTATGCTTCTGTGGCATTGCATCAAAAGACTCAGAATCTAAGCACCAAAAGTCCAAAACTTTTAAAAACTTGGACAGGACTTCATTTCCAGAATCTAGCTTACCCAGGATGGAGCATAATTTGTCAATTCGATGGTTGTAACAAAACAGCTAAAACCTTACCCATAACCCATCCAAGCTCACCTTCTAAATAATAAATCAAGTATGCAGAAAATACATAGATAAATGCAAACTAAATGGAAATTTTGAATTAGAAGACTCTCAGACCTTGCCGAATAGGGATGGCTCGTGCCTCCACCAAAGTCAGGGATCACACCATCATCAAACGCCACAGGCTCCATTTGCGGCGCCGGCTTCATGCTCCTATCAAATCCAGGGACCAAATCATCGTCGAACCCCACCGGCTGACGGTCCCGCTCCACCTCCCTGACCGGCTCCTCCGTCGAATTGGTGCTCCCACCCAACCCAGGGAGCAAGTCTTCATCAAAACCCACCGCCTCCGACTCCCTCCTCTCCGGCTTTGCCGCGCTCCCGACGCCACCGAGGAAGTCCTCCCCTtccccgccaccgccgcctccaaACAAGGGGATCGCGTCGAATGGATCGGCCGTGTCAGGATCGTCGTCGAAGACCGGCTTGTCGAACAcgggcggcggcgtcgacggcgaggAAGAAGCCTTAGGCGAGGGCTCGGGGGCCTCGTCCGCGTCGTTGAAGTAGGAGTCGAACATATCGTCGTAGAAAGAGGCCGACGGGGGCTTAGAGGGACCGAGGTCATTGACAAGGACAGAGTCATCCATGGCCGGATCGAGCACGCCTCCGGCAGCGACGGAATGGAGGCGACGGAGTCGGGAGAGGAGAGACGAGGTTTGGGTGCTGTGCTGACGGCTTCAACTTCAAGGAAGGAGGTCGTGGTGGGGTGAGGTGATGTCGGGGTGCCTCCGAGGAGAGGAGCGTGTGTTCGCAGaattcgagttttttttttttcgaaAGAAATATTTTCTTTTGTCGTTTACGCGGTTTTTCGAATGCCAGTCTCCGAGGTGGGTTTCGTCCGAATTTTGTTTTTAGCCATCTCTCCGTAAGAATTTCACATTTTAGAATTCTAGAAAATCatttgtaaaaatagatttaagtTCGGCACTGTCGGCACGAAATTTCATCCCGttccgagggcacacgagcaagccggaagggtccgctcgatgaagctagagatctgcctagcttcggcgcagggatggtcgatcctgcgcatttctcccgagacgtgccagtcaatttgaccctgcaattaacaaggagagaaaatttatcagtaatttagggcggaaacttgtcgatgttgccagacagtcccgaatgtgcggctctgagagccgatataaaaGAAAATCGACTGAAcaatcgattccagcatattcataaggataaatcaattaaagctcatggagttgtataaaaagaatcggttatcattcaggatgaatatcattatttagataaATATCGGTCAATGACAaaaagatgtcaacaataattaatttatgctaagtcaatgactctaagtagggatgaaaatggatcggatacggacggatatcaccgatattacatttgttttcatatttctgtccagattcggattcgaatacggatagtgtcaactatgtcggataggatacgattggatatcgacatcataaatatgcgatttgagtattcggatacggatacggtatcggatgttggatatccggactcagatacggacagatctcaacccctctaaacagattaggtttcgaatacggtcgaaaaatatccgtaccgttttcatccctaactgTAAGTaatcgaaccccttttatataaaagaaacaactcatcaccattcaaccatttaataaagataaatctaatgaatatattagatctcatctatcgctatgaccagtggggcatgaggtagaatcatgtaggtcgtagaaacaacaatagacttgatgaccctaatttatcactaatatcagtgggacatgagacagaatcatgcagaccgtaatacaataataagatcatggggctaacatatctttcaacatatcctacttcaacgatctcatgacgtgaactgttcgtgaaagcgctcgatatcggctaaaacaaccgatttaggCATAACACAGTTGAGGTCATGCCATCTCAGGAATAAATCTACCGAATAATGACTCCCACTCCACGTGCTAACAGTGGGGGTGCGAGACAGAATCACACAAGTCGTGATAACGGGTCAtgaaacagttttcgctagccaatagatctactcaaaatcagacataccttaaccgcatactatgcgcgatcaagattgatataaaatagccgataaaacataactcatcgtttaaagagCAGATCAGATAAGTTtatattaacaaacgatgggttaaacatgatataaggctgatctagatcaatcccaatcgagcgaagtgatattgctgtaattaaataaataatagaagcaataagcaatatcgataacttaatgaatctatctgaaggaatgccacccttagatagagtcgataacttgacattaatctaattcgagcagtggaggtcgaccggattgatgcaaccttacttgaactagacaagaatcgataactaacttataccagagtcgcggTGGAGGTCGattggatcaatgcagccgtacgaacagaggtataagccatgacggtacttacagacaagcagtggaggtcgaccggattgatgcagccgtactcgctgaagaactcaccgagatctactctactcctactccaaaGGGGTGGCCgtagccaaaaaaaagtaagtaacttatatttgattgattgtgtgtttttataatagccggggtttgatatttatacctgggacctacgcatgactcatatctaagcacgactcatcacaatctttggtcctagagaaaacattcctaatttaagataacttggactctaatctttccctttttatagagtccaacatgccttgtcCCGGCGCCGATTGTAGCCTTTGCCGTTATCTGCTAACGCTATCTGaggaaagccgattctagtgttgtATTCGAAGCAGCTGATACCAACCTGTTCGCAATTGATTCCtagatgacatgatcttgggggtCTTCGAGTCCCTGcgattcttcttcctaaattctggtgtaaacacatgtccccta includes:
- the LOC136456026 gene encoding auxilin-related protein 2-like, with product MDDSVLVNDLGPSKPPSASFYDDMFDSYFNDADEAPEPSPKASSSPSTPPPVFDKPVFDDDPDTADPFDAIPLFGGGGGGEGEDFLGGVGSAAKPERRESEAVGFDEDLLPGLGGSTNSTEEPVREVERDRQPVGFDDDLVPGFDRSMKPAPQMEPVAFDDGVIPDFGGGTSHPYSAREEPIIRQESESISSSKMSVSTPEDPFVILGGTHRSGYSSFGLFSDPLNNIGMPVKEGNTKVDVPDNTSGIFQGSDIFTDFPKAMPPFSFTSENQSDINERRYAENINSMSVSDRVPQEKPVQQASAEAPDNKLFEMNFPEASVIREVPVTTGFQTLNPFAGEDDLLEANQSSQRPNDVWVTVSDIALVTLPTSAPPPSRPPPPLAAKKPPTESVTSEAYAHHRNQGYHHSACSNTSKTSQIDELEDFFMAKPANFANGHPQVLKHEGNGHYPSAATASFMDWTEMGHSKGGNQGAFDSMFTSNQYRQPEIDEKAEVCAHEMGTTDEEERLENERIQREHKEEQRRAEREREEQLEREREKVRQREQEEQRRREKEREARQAVDKAVREARERAAAEACMRAEKEARQRAERAAVWKATTEARERAAKAAAEAKEREAAEARERAAVESRERDAKVAAEAKERAARAAAEAREKEAAEFQERAAAEARAKAERAAVEKAAAEARRRAERAAFERVAAEARQRAANEARERAAAKARARENQQRRATAEPDLESFFGMPSRSSSVPRSYNNTTNPFDVQPHGNADSGGVRTSSSSASSFTQPSSSNLMDGLSSIFGAPSSSAVFQEVDGESEERRKARLERHQRTMERAAKALAEKNERDLQAQREQEERHRIGESLDFEIKRWAAGKEGNLRALLSTLQYILWPECGWRPISLTDLITAASVKKEYRKATLCIHPDKVQQKGANLQQKYIAEKVFDLLKEAWNKFNSEELF